A window of the Gemmatimonadota bacterium genome harbors these coding sequences:
- a CDS encoding tetratricopeptide repeat protein, with protein sequence MHKVLYSTIYLLLISFASTGFAQNRDLRDVINRLKADLATASDSSANYARMGLLYLRLEEADSAEAAFQNALALRPNLAIAHTGLGRVYQNLRNKPDRALSHYEKAVAIDTTDADAHDDLIKTLLALEDTGSRARKAASQTIARFPDLSSSYLLLARAHREEGSAHQVALYYYKKYLDLNPEDHETAYQFAYALYEAKEYRDLEDITSRMRDPRALPLLAQALIKRRDHEGALAAFQHYIETLPKEELPLYDDISYIGSKAEARAYRLASASDNKTQRERFLTRFWLQKDPFKTSGGALRRAEHYRRVWHARTHFGRKWPWDRRGEIYIRYGEPDYIS encoded by the coding sequence ATGCACAAAGTCCTCTACTCGACCATTTATCTACTCCTCATCAGTTTTGCAAGCACGGGCTTCGCGCAAAACCGCGACCTCCGCGACGTCATCAACCGGTTGAAAGCAGACCTGGCTACCGCGTCTGATTCATCGGCGAACTACGCGCGCATGGGCCTGCTCTATTTGCGCCTTGAAGAAGCCGACAGCGCCGAAGCAGCCTTTCAAAATGCACTCGCCTTGCGCCCCAATCTCGCAATTGCCCACACGGGCCTGGGTCGCGTGTACCAAAACCTGCGCAACAAACCCGACCGCGCGTTGTCGCACTACGAAAAAGCGGTCGCCATCGACACCACAGACGCCGACGCCCACGACGACCTCATCAAAACCTTGCTCGCGCTTGAAGATACCGGAAGCCGCGCGCGAAAAGCGGCCTCACAAACCATTGCGCGATTTCCCGACCTATCTTCTTCCTATCTCCTGCTCGCCCGCGCACATCGCGAAGAAGGCAGTGCGCATCAGGTCGCGCTTTACTACTACAAAAAATACCTCGATCTCAACCCCGAAGACCACGAAACCGCATACCAATTTGCCTACGCGCTATACGAAGCCAAAGAATACCGCGACCTCGAAGACATCACATCGCGCATGCGAGACCCCCGCGCACTGCCATTGCTCGCCCAGGCCCTCATAAAAAGACGCGACCACGAAGGCGCACTGGCGGCATTTCAACACTATATCGAGACCCTGCCCAAAGAAGAACTGCCCCTCTATGACGACATCTCTTATATCGGCTCAAAAGCCGAAGCGCGCGCTTACCGCCTCGCATCGGCCTCGGACAACAAAACACAACGCGAGCGTTTTCTCACACGCTTCTGGTTGCAAAAAGATCCCTTTAAAACCTCGGGAGGCGCACTGCGCAGAGCCGAACACTACCGCAGAGTATGGCATGCGCGAACCCATTTTGGCAGAAAGTGGCCGTGGGATCGCCGGGGAGAAATCTATATTCGATATGGCGAACCCGACTACATCTC
- a CDS encoding PTS sugar transporter subunit IIA encodes MTLMEILSGKSVIIGLKGQNKREILEELVNELEVGDKITDRDKVLQAVLEREDIMSTGIGHGIAIPHGKSEYATTLGGVLGIKSEGINFNALDGKKTYIFFLLVSPLDVSGPHIKALARISRVLKGEDFRQRLIGIRNREEALAIIEAEDKKN; translated from the coding sequence ATGACGTTGATGGAGATTTTGTCGGGCAAATCGGTCATTATCGGGCTTAAGGGGCAAAACAAGCGGGAAATTCTCGAAGAGCTTGTTAATGAACTCGAAGTGGGCGATAAAATTACTGACCGCGATAAGGTGCTCCAGGCGGTTTTAGAGCGCGAAGATATTATGAGTACGGGTATTGGGCACGGTATTGCCATTCCCCATGGGAAGTCGGAATATGCCACGACGCTGGGCGGCGTGCTGGGTATCAAGTCGGAAGGTATTAATTTTAATGCTTTAGATGGTAAAAAGACCTACATTTTTTTTCTTCTGGTCTCGCCTCTGGATGTCTCGGGACCTCATATTAAAGCTTTAGCGCGGATATCAAGAGTACTCAAAGGAGAGGATTTTAGACAGCGTTTGATTGGCATTAGAAATCGCGAGGAAGCTCTGGCGATTATTGAGGCAGAAGATAAGAAGAACTAA
- a CDS encoding BatA and WFA domain-containing protein: MFGLSFTNPMLLHGLWAALLPLVIHLLNRRRAVTVSFSNVALLQKLQHDRMRRLKFKHLALLILRTLLIVFLVLAFARPTLSGGSGQVGDAGTSAVILLDRSLSMQYRTAEGTLFERALRKVQALLALFDERDDVRLALIDKGVEEVDVTSPERLRLFMDTLQPGFGSTDFEAGLQLALSHLSGSQMSNRELYFVTDRAYNGWTNLPDTLSNLDDVSVCIISERPSQVANIGIGQINTSSPEVGRSTTLAIELINYGVANRGDVPVQIFLDGRRIGQDIAHVPAGGRRKLHTSFVPKTGGDVALRVEIGADALEADNKRVTVLRVPERVRILLVGQASHESYYLAEALSVVSSEVVQVTPERVSDQVLEGVDVVFLCNIARLSTGAIAALQNRISHGVGLAIFLGDQIDVRHYNEHVLPALFPAKLLGTRGALSGAYQALQTVLPDHPMLSGLELKGAFQSPRFFVSYRVLPEANARSVLSFASGAPALIESRKGNGRVVLFASSVSANLGWNDAPLSGFFVPFVHRLSGYLAVGAFGRSDYRVGQVVYRDIRRENASEAVLQAPGAEPRTIWPQQRGLQSVWPVGAVDVPGVWEIFARERVSDRFAVQVDEREPDLTPVPMAQLEALFGKDRLRVVDGEADLKAVVLSQRHGQELWRWVLLVALMAMGAEMLIAQSARTSRGT; this comes from the coding sequence ATGTTCGGTCTTTCATTTACAAATCCAATGTTGTTGCACGGTTTGTGGGCGGCGTTATTGCCGCTTGTGATTCATTTGCTGAATCGGCGCCGTGCAGTAACAGTGTCGTTTTCGAATGTGGCGCTTTTGCAAAAACTCCAGCACGACCGCATGCGACGGCTAAAATTCAAGCATCTCGCGTTGCTCATTTTGCGAACCCTGCTCATTGTTTTCCTTGTGCTGGCTTTCGCGCGTCCGACTTTGAGTGGGGGCAGTGGGCAGGTAGGCGATGCGGGGACATCGGCGGTTATTTTGCTCGATCGTTCGTTGAGTATGCAATACCGCACAGCAGAAGGTACGTTGTTTGAGCGCGCGCTTCGCAAGGTGCAGGCTCTGTTGGCGCTGTTTGATGAGCGCGACGATGTGCGTCTGGCATTGATCGACAAAGGCGTCGAGGAGGTTGATGTGACTTCGCCAGAGCGGTTGCGGTTGTTTATGGATACGCTGCAACCCGGATTTGGCAGTACAGATTTTGAGGCGGGATTGCAATTGGCGCTGTCGCATTTGTCCGGGTCACAGATGTCCAATCGCGAGTTGTATTTTGTAACGGATCGCGCATATAATGGGTGGACGAATTTGCCCGATACACTGTCTAATTTGGACGATGTATCGGTGTGCATCATTTCCGAACGGCCTTCGCAAGTTGCCAATATCGGCATTGGGCAGATCAATACCTCTTCTCCAGAGGTCGGGCGTTCAACCACGCTGGCGATCGAATTGATCAATTACGGTGTGGCAAATCGAGGCGATGTGCCTGTGCAGATATTTTTGGATGGTCGGCGCATTGGCCAGGATATTGCCCATGTGCCTGCGGGTGGCCGTCGCAAATTGCATACGTCGTTTGTGCCCAAAACAGGGGGGGATGTTGCCCTGCGCGTGGAAATAGGGGCAGACGCCCTCGAGGCAGATAATAAGCGCGTGACGGTATTGCGCGTTCCAGAGCGCGTTCGCATTTTGCTGGTGGGTCAGGCGTCCCACGAGTCTTATTATCTCGCAGAGGCATTATCCGTTGTCTCAAGCGAGGTGGTGCAGGTTACACCCGAACGCGTATCAGATCAGGTGTTGGAAGGTGTTGATGTGGTTTTTTTGTGCAATATTGCGCGGCTTTCTACAGGTGCGATTGCCGCTTTGCAAAATCGGATATCGCACGGGGTGGGTCTGGCTATTTTTCTGGGGGATCAAATAGACGTCCGACATTATAATGAGCATGTGTTGCCCGCGCTTTTTCCGGCTAAATTACTCGGTACGCGGGGCGCGTTGTCGGGTGCTTATCAGGCTTTGCAGACGGTTTTGCCCGATCATCCCATGCTATCGGGTTTGGAACTCAAGGGGGCGTTTCAAAGCCCGCGTTTTTTTGTTTCTTATCGGGTTTTGCCCGAGGCAAATGCACGCTCTGTGTTGTCCTTCGCCTCGGGGGCACCCGCGCTTATCGAGTCACGTAAGGGCAATGGTCGCGTCGTGCTGTTTGCGTCTTCGGTGAGCGCGAATTTGGGATGGAATGACGCGCCGCTTTCCGGCTTTTTTGTTCCATTTGTGCATCGCCTGAGTGGATATCTGGCGGTTGGGGCGTTTGGCCGATCTGACTACCGCGTCGGTCAGGTTGTGTACAGAGATATCCGACGGGAAAATGCGTCTGAAGCTGTTTTGCAGGCGCCGGGTGCAGAACCCAGAACAATTTGGCCCCAACAACGCGGCTTGCAATCGGTGTGGCCGGTTGGCGCGGTGGATGTGCCAGGGGTGTGGGAGATTTTTGCGCGCGAGCGCGTCTCTGATCGCTTTGCCGTTCAGGTTGATGAGCGCGAACCCGATTTGACGCCGGTTCCGATGGCGCAACTCGAAGCCCTTTTTGGTAAAGATCGCTTGCGCGTTGTGGATGGCGAGGCCGATTTGAAGGCGGTTGTCCTTTCCCAGAGACACGGTCAGGAACTCTGGCGATGGGTGCTGTTGGTAGCTTTGATGGCGATGGGCGCAGAGATGCTCATTGCACAGTCTGCGCGCACGAGCCGCGGGACGTGA
- the topA gene encoding type I DNA topoisomerase: protein MAKNLIIVESPAKARTISRFVGKDYKVAASMGHVRDLPARELGFDVESFDPKYVVSQDKRSVIQALKKDIEKDTTVYLATDEDREGESISWHLISALGLKNQPIKRIVFHEITRSAILHALENPRELDQNLVDAQQARRILDRAVGYQLSPLLWRKVKGGLSAGRVQSVAVRIIVDREREIRTFKPEEYWRIKSDFKDPKFQAELTRHNGKKASVKNEAEAKAIEASALKGEFVVAEVGEREGVRRPVPPFTTSTLQQEASRKLGFSVAQTMRVAQQLYEGNFEIPGYTGGLITYMRTDSVSLAEQAVNQAREVIVREFGRDYTVEKPRRFANRTRGAQEAHEAIRPADLSIKPNGVRGHLDPRQFRLYDLIWKRTLATQMADARIAYTTIRIRAGEAGELIFEARGQRVLFPGFLRVYTEGSDNPDADVSNKDVILPRVAKGQVLNLEKLHLEQLFTKPPARYTEASLVKKLEGEGIGRPSTYSPTISTIQSREYVERTRDKKLKPTDIGEVVNDFLMAHFPDIVDLRFTSHLEDDFDEIAQGKNSWKTMLEDFYPPFNKRVEDKKSVDKIGRKLGKDPNTGREVSVRFGNYGPYVQIGNAGEKEKPLFASLPPNQSIFDIELADALKCFELPRKLGQNDAGDEVQVNTGRYGPYVRIGRNFFSLPEGEDLFGVTLDRALEIAAAEEDRKAKNVIRDFDDFQVLNGRYGPYIRKDGKNYKIPRGMDAATLDRETLEKFMQGGAGGRQSQNVIHDFDGIQVLAGRYGPYIKHNGNNYRIPKGVEASSLTQAACEKIIAENPATNRRRPRRRSRK, encoded by the coding sequence ATGGCGAAAAATTTGATTATTGTCGAATCACCTGCTAAAGCACGCACAATTTCTCGATTTGTGGGCAAGGACTACAAAGTCGCTGCTTCTATGGGGCATGTGCGAGATCTTCCCGCACGCGAATTGGGCTTTGATGTGGAGAGTTTTGATCCCAAATACGTGGTGTCGCAAGACAAGCGCAGTGTGATTCAGGCGCTGAAAAAGGATATTGAAAAAGATACGACTGTCTATCTGGCGACGGATGAAGACCGAGAAGGAGAATCTATTTCGTGGCATCTGATTTCCGCGCTGGGACTTAAGAATCAGCCTATTAAGCGGATTGTGTTTCACGAGATTACCCGGTCTGCGATTTTGCACGCGCTTGAAAATCCGCGCGAACTGGATCAAAATTTGGTGGATGCACAACAGGCGCGTCGCATTTTGGATCGCGCTGTGGGATATCAGTTGTCGCCTTTGTTGTGGCGAAAGGTAAAGGGCGGATTGTCAGCCGGGCGCGTGCAGAGTGTGGCGGTGCGGATTATTGTTGATCGGGAGCGGGAGATTCGGACGTTTAAGCCAGAGGAATATTGGCGGATTAAATCCGATTTTAAGGATCCCAAATTTCAGGCTGAATTGACGCGGCACAATGGCAAAAAAGCGTCTGTGAAAAATGAAGCCGAGGCAAAAGCTATTGAAGCGAGTGCGCTGAAGGGAGAATTTGTCGTGGCAGAGGTGGGCGAGCGCGAGGGCGTGCGGCGGCCCGTGCCTCCGTTTACGACATCGACGCTGCAACAAGAGGCGTCTCGCAAGCTGGGTTTTTCCGTGGCGCAGACGATGCGGGTTGCACAACAACTTTACGAGGGCAATTTTGAGATTCCCGGATATACCGGCGGTCTGATTACGTATATGCGTACCGATTCGGTGAGTTTGGCCGAGCAGGCGGTGAATCAGGCGCGGGAGGTAATTGTGCGGGAATTTGGTCGGGATTACACTGTGGAAAAGCCCCGGCGATTTGCCAATAGGACTAGGGGGGCGCAAGAAGCGCACGAGGCGATACGTCCGGCGGATTTGTCGATTAAACCCAACGGCGTTAGAGGACATCTCGATCCCCGACAATTTCGGCTTTACGATTTGATCTGGAAGCGCACGTTGGCGACGCAGATGGCCGATGCGCGCATTGCATATACGACGATTCGCATTCGGGCTGGTGAAGCGGGTGAATTGATTTTTGAGGCAAGGGGACAGCGCGTTTTATTTCCCGGATTTTTGAGGGTTTATACCGAGGGGTCCGATAATCCAGATGCGGACGTCAGCAATAAGGATGTGATTTTGCCCAGGGTTGCAAAGGGACAGGTGCTCAATTTGGAGAAGTTGCATTTGGAGCAACTGTTTACCAAACCGCCCGCGCGTTATACCGAGGCTTCACTGGTGAAGAAGCTCGAGGGCGAGGGTATTGGGCGTCCTTCGACTTATTCGCCGACGATTTCGACGATTCAGAGCCGGGAGTATGTAGAGCGCACGCGAGATAAGAAGCTCAAGCCCACGGATATCGGCGAGGTGGTGAACGATTTTTTGATGGCGCATTTTCCCGATATTGTCGATTTGCGTTTTACATCGCATCTCGAGGACGATTTTGACGAGATTGCACAGGGGAAAAATTCGTGGAAGACGATGTTGGAAGATTTTTATCCGCCGTTTAATAAGCGGGTGGAAGACAAAAAGTCGGTTGATAAAATTGGGCGCAAGTTGGGCAAAGATCCCAATACGGGGCGCGAGGTGAGTGTGCGTTTTGGCAATTACGGTCCTTATGTTCAAATTGGTAACGCTGGGGAAAAAGAAAAGCCTTTGTTTGCCTCTTTACCCCCCAATCAGAGTATTTTTGATATTGAATTGGCCGATGCCCTCAAGTGTTTTGAATTGCCCCGCAAACTCGGGCAAAATGATGCGGGTGATGAGGTGCAGGTCAATACGGGTCGCTACGGTCCTTATGTGCGAATAGGTCGCAACTTTTTTTCTTTGCCAGAGGGGGAAGATCTGTTTGGGGTGACGCTGGATCGCGCGTTGGAGATCGCGGCGGCTGAGGAAGATCGCAAAGCCAAAAATGTGATTCGCGATTTTGACGATTTCCAGGTGCTCAATGGGCGGTATGGTCCCTATATTCGCAAAGATGGGAAGAATTACAAAATTCCCAGAGGGATGGATGCGGCGACATTAGACCGCGAGACGCTCGAGAAATTTATGCAGGGCGGGGCGGGCGGCAGGCAGTCGCAGAATGTGATTCACGATTTTGACGGGATTCAGGTTCTTGCCGGGCGGTATGGTCCTTATATCAAACACAATGGAAATAATTACCGCATTCCAAAGGGCGTGGAGGCGTCTTCTTTGACGCAGGCGGCTTGCGAGAAAATTATCGCGGAAAACCCGGCGACGAATAGGAGAAGGCCGAGAAGAAGAAGTAGGAAGTGA
- a CDS encoding putative DNA binding domain-containing protein has product MEWDDIARRIKAGEDGRTEFKRDLREFSGIGRAICAFANAEGGLIILGVDDLGTIVGVRENPDAVQERLTSFLHSGCSAPVSARCGRYNDLNGWVHWIEVPRQRGFEPLNYRGRVWIRRGRSSVEPSATELQELYNIFGFILTEEQVIPSARIEDIDLDAFRAFLRAQGLDTEEEPQPAIADDLCNRRILAEFDNALCPTLYGLMAFGKEPQAHPQTTNFFVECVAYLGEDRASDVILTGEGKGRLEEQIRRSVGWVRGLGWKESYHGLDRVETPLIPEKALREAIVNAVVHREYAITGSKVLLEVFRDRIDVTSPGTFPNHMSVENVRSGGNPRSRNELMANAMLVARLMEQRGRGWPVMRREMREFNGTEPEIVQDEGGKFVRVTFRKGSI; this is encoded by the coding sequence ATGGAATGGGATGACATTGCGCGGCGCATCAAAGCGGGCGAGGATGGCAGGACGGAATTTAAACGCGACCTGAGAGAGTTCTCGGGAATCGGTCGGGCAATTTGCGCCTTTGCCAATGCGGAAGGTGGGTTGATTATCCTGGGTGTTGATGATCTGGGAACGATTGTCGGGGTGAGAGAGAATCCGGATGCGGTGCAGGAAAGGCTGACGAGTTTTCTGCATTCGGGATGTAGTGCGCCGGTTTCTGCGCGCTGTGGGCGTTACAATGATCTGAACGGATGGGTGCATTGGATTGAGGTGCCTCGCCAGCGGGGGTTTGAGCCGCTTAACTATCGAGGACGCGTCTGGATTCGGCGCGGACGCAGCAGTGTAGAACCATCGGCAACCGAACTCCAAGAGTTGTACAATATTTTCGGTTTTATTTTGACGGAAGAACAGGTCATTCCGTCCGCGAGAATAGAGGATATTGATCTCGATGCGTTTCGGGCTTTCCTGCGTGCGCAAGGGCTCGATACAGAGGAGGAACCGCAGCCCGCAATTGCTGACGATCTGTGCAATAGACGCATTTTGGCTGAGTTCGACAATGCCCTGTGTCCAACGCTTTACGGGCTGATGGCGTTTGGCAAAGAGCCGCAGGCACATCCGCAGACAACGAATTTTTTCGTCGAGTGCGTAGCCTATTTGGGCGAGGATCGGGCGTCGGATGTTATTCTCACCGGTGAGGGGAAGGGACGTCTTGAAGAGCAAATACGCCGGTCAGTCGGATGGGTTCGCGGTTTGGGATGGAAGGAGAGCTACCACGGTCTTGATCGGGTGGAGACGCCACTAATTCCCGAGAAGGCACTGCGCGAGGCAATCGTTAATGCCGTTGTTCACCGGGAGTACGCGATTACGGGTTCGAAGGTGCTGCTCGAAGTATTCCGCGACCGAATTGATGTGACCAGTCCAGGGACTTTTCCAAATCACATGAGTGTCGAGAATGTGCGCTCGGGCGGCAATCCCCGATCCCGCAATGAGTTGATGGCAAATGCTATGCTCGTCGCGCGCTTGATGGAACAGCGAGGCCGCGGGTGGCCCGTGATGCGGAGAGAGATGCGGGAATTTAACGGTACTGAGCCAGAAATCGTGCAAGACGAGGGCGGGAAGTTTGTGCGGGTGACGTTTCGAAAGGGGAGCATCTGA
- a CDS encoding HigA family addiction module antitoxin produces MLKRVVHPGEILRDELAEFGVSPVTFARQIDVPPDRIGQIIAGKCSVDSDTALRFGHWFGVDPLFWLNLQMQFDLVVADQQVGAAVRSLPTAQEII; encoded by the coding sequence ATGTTGAAGCGAGTTGTTCATCCCGGCGAGATTCTGCGAGACGAGTTGGCGGAATTTGGGGTGTCCCCAGTGACGTTTGCACGCCAGATTGACGTGCCGCCAGATCGCATTGGTCAGATTATCGCGGGTAAGTGTTCTGTAGATAGCGATACCGCTTTGCGATTTGGGCACTGGTTCGGTGTTGATCCTTTATTCTGGCTGAATCTCCAGATGCAGTTTGATCTCGTTGTTGCCGATCAGCAAGTGGGGGCGGCGGTGCGCTCTCTGCCCACTGCTCAGGAGATTATCTGA
- a CDS encoding tyrosine recombinase XerC: MKTAITQFLTHLSRQRRLSDHTCAAYNTDLDQFAAFLHGRGVDRPQQIDRHAVRDFLGFLHNRGFGRRSVARKLAAVRTFLSYLCNVGDLDRNPALDVRPPRQDKILPVYLDVDEVARAMSLPSPNTVLGLRDRAILELFYSSGIRLRELAGLKIEAVDLADKLVRVVGKGNKERLVPFGEPARVALVAYLMRRGELVSEQTTDQRHLFLARSGRPLSPSGIQGRVVRYLSKATGRSLSPHALRHAYATHLLDAGADLNAVKELLGHASLSTTQVYTHVSVERLKRAYRQAHPRA, encoded by the coding sequence ATGAAAACAGCCATTACCCAATTTCTCACCCATCTATCGCGGCAGCGGCGATTGTCCGATCATACGTGTGCGGCATATAACACGGATCTGGATCAGTTCGCCGCTTTTTTGCATGGGCGTGGGGTGGATCGCCCGCAGCAGATTGATCGGCATGCGGTGAGGGATTTTTTGGGCTTTTTGCACAATAGGGGATTTGGTCGGCGGTCTGTTGCCCGAAAGCTGGCGGCGGTGCGAACGTTTTTGAGTTATTTGTGTAATGTAGGGGATTTGGATCGGAATCCAGCACTTGATGTGCGCCCGCCCAGGCAGGATAAGATATTGCCCGTTTATCTGGATGTTGACGAGGTTGCCCGCGCGATGTCCCTGCCGTCGCCCAATACGGTGTTGGGATTGCGCGATCGGGCGATTTTGGAGTTGTTTTATAGCTCGGGAATTCGATTGCGCGAGCTTGCGGGGCTTAAAATTGAGGCTGTGGATCTGGCAGATAAACTGGTGCGGGTTGTGGGCAAGGGGAATAAAGAGCGATTGGTTCCTTTCGGGGAACCGGCCCGGGTTGCGCTGGTGGCTTATTTGATGCGGCGAGGAGAACTGGTTTCTGAGCAGACGACCGACCAACGGCATTTGTTTTTGGCGCGGTCCGGGCGTCCGCTGAGTCCCAGTGGTATTCAAGGTCGCGTTGTCCGGTATCTCAGCAAAGCGACCGGGCGGTCTTTGTCTCCCCATGCATTGCGCCACGCCTATGCAACCCATCTGCTGGATGCGGGTGCAGATCTCAATGCGGTGAAGGAGTTGCTCGGCCATGCGAGTCTTTCTACTACACAGGTTTATACGCATGTGAGTGTCGAGCGGTTAAAAAGAGCCTATCGACAAGCACATCCACGGGCGTGA